A single region of the Leishmania panamensis strain MHOM/PA/94/PSC-1 chromosome 21 sequence genome encodes:
- a CDS encoding methyltransferase, putative (TriTrypDB/GeneDB-style sysID: LpmP.21.0020): MEDKTCTLVTKTRNGGTLRHSKDVKLHANDFEWDEKVAELTNAERSLVEKYMSKCLAELSRVGSSSSLEEVPVKPWETHFSASKYHFPLKNYILHAFPLLRTVLSRQDQPVWLLECGCGTGSTLLPIMSECTSPNVNFVGFDISPSALSHFKSHGIAQDYLQRNQLKLFTLAIGSAAYVADVDTMVPTMKRPRTDDGVNLVVNALAGADKSLRDQKFDAIFLIFVLSALPTVEKMVSAIKQLKRVLKPDGILLFRDYALPDHNFFRFLSKVDNRLEEIAFVKGDCTTQVFFHREFVTKLFASCGFVTVDDAPSRLMYHCNRIVNRKNGKRMDKIFINGTFKFASSS, encoded by the coding sequence ATGGAAGACAAAACGTGCACACTTGTGACTAAAACTCGTAATGGTGGTACGCTTAGACACTCCAAAGATGTTAAACTGCATGCGAACGATTTTGAGTGGGACGAAAAGGTAGCAGAGCTGACCAACGCTGAGCGAAGTCTTGTAGAGAAGTATATGAGCAAATGTCTTGCAGAGTTAAGCCGTGTCGGATCGTCGAgctcgctggaggaggtaCCTGTAAAGCCTTGGGAGACTCATTTCTCCGCATCTAAGTATCATTTTCCTCTCAAGAACTACATTTTACACGCATTTCCGCTACTGCGCACTGTGCTGAGCCGGCAAGACCAACCTGTTTGGCTTTTAGAGTGTGGGTGCGGAACTGGAAGCACCCTGCTTCCTATAATGAGTGAGTGCACAAGCCCAAATGTTAATTTTGTAGGCTTCGATATCTCACCATCCGCGCTCTCGCACTTCAAGAGCCATGGAATCGCACAGGATTATCTTCAACGAAATCAACTTAAACTTTTCACATTGGCAATTGGCTCCGCTGCCTATGTGGCAGACGTGGACACTATGGTACCAACTATGAAGCGACCACGGACTGATGATGGTGTTAACCTTGTAGTAAATGCCCTCGCTGGTGCAGATAAATCACTTCGGGACCAGAAGTTCGATGCAATTTTTTTAATTTTTGTGCTCTCCGCGCTGCCGACAGTTGAGAAGATGGTCTCAGCTATTAAACAACTGAAGAGGGTTTTGAAGCCGGATGGTATTCTACTTTTCAGAGATTATGCGCTACCTGATCACAACTTCTTCCGGTTTTTGTCAAAAGTGGACAACAGACTTGAAGAGATCGCCTTTGTGAAAGGCGACTGTACAACGCAGGTTTTCTTTCACAGAGAGTTTGTAACGAAGTTGTTTGCTTCTTGTGGCTTTGTCACGGTGGACGATGCGCCATCAAGGCTAATGTACCACTGCAATCGCATTGTGAACCGAAAAAATGGGAAGAGAATGGATAAGATTTTCATCAATGGAACATTCAAGTTTGCGTCGAG